The genomic DNA TTGTTCTACTTGAGTGAACGCAAAAATGCGCAATTGGAATGCAGCGATGAGTAGCCAGCCTCGGCCCCTCGGTTGCAAACGGCCACCGCTTATTTCTTACGCAGGCTCATCTTGTGACCGCTGATGCGTTCGATCACTCGGAGGTAGCGTTTTGGGAAGAGGCGTGAAAATGCGCTGATGGCAAAGGCGTCAGAGCCGATAAGGATGCGCGGGTTGCGGTCCTTCATACCCTTGACGATCGTTTCGGCGGCGGTTTCGGGCGAAGTGCGGGCGACCTTGTCAAAGAATTTGGTGCCCTGCTGTTTCCATTCTTCGGGCGTGCCCTCGCCGATACGCGAATTGCGGGCGATGTTGGTCTTGATGCCGCCGGGATGGATGGCGGAGACGGTGATGTTAGAACCGGCGAGCTCGTGCCGCAGGCTTTCCGTAAAGCCGCGGACGGCAAATTTGGACGAGCAGTATGCGGTCTGCTCCTCGGGTGCGATGAAGCCGAAAACGCTCGAGACGTTGAGGATATGACCGCTTTCCTGCTGTCGAAGGATCGGCAGAAATACCTTGCAGCCGTAGATGACGCCCCAGAAATTGACGCCCATCAGCCATTCGAAGTCGTCTATCGAGAGTTGCTCAAACTCGCCGATCACGCCGACGCCGGCGTTGTTGACAAGATGCGTGACGCGGCCGTGTTTGGCAACTGCTTCGTCCGCGAGCCGCTGAACCTGATCGAGTTTGGACACATCGATGACGTGCTGCGAGACTGGGACGCCGAGTCTCTCTACCATTTCGGCAGTCACGGCGAGCTCAGCCTCGTTCCAGTCAGAGATCGCCAGACCTGCGATCTTTTCCTCAGCCATTTTGACCGCCAAAGCCCGCCCAATTCCCGACGCGGCTCCGGTGATCACTGCTACGCTGTTGCTATTTAGACTCATAAGAATAATTATCCACAGATAAACACGGATTGACCCAGATAAGAAAAATGATCTTCATCTGTGCCTATCTGCGTCCATCTGTGGTTTCACTTCCTGAAGACGATTCTAGCATTTCCGGCGTTTCCGTTTACGTCGTAGACGCGGAGTGTGACGGCGTATTCGCCTGCGGCCGGCGTTGCGATCTCGACGGTGTAGCGTTCGCGGGGGCCGTCGGAAATGCCGTCGTCGGCGTAGACCGGCCGCCATTCGCTGCCGTTGATGCTATATTCGGCACGCTTCAGATAGCTCGCGGAGTCAGTTGCATCGAAAGCCACCCGCGTTTTGTCGCCCGCGATCTGCGGCGTGCCTGAGGCAGCGACGGTCGGAGCAGAATTGTCGATGTCGATCGGTTCGGTAGTTTTTTCGCCGTTGAGGGCGAGGCTGATTGGATTTGACGGAGAATCTTTGGCGACGATGCGGAAAATGTATCGGCCGTCGGCGAGCGATTGGCCGTCGATAGCGATGAACGGATCGGTCAGGTCGCCGCGAAGCAGTTTGTAGCTCGCGTCGCCGATCTCTTTGTAATAGACGTCGTAAACGAGCTTGTCGCTGTTGCGGTCCTCGGCGGTCCATTGCAGCGAGGTCGCACCGCGTTGGTAGAGCCGACGCGGCGGGACTGCGGCATTTGGAATCCCGAAAACTACCGGGTCGAGGCCGGATAATTCAATATTTGGATCGATCTGCTGCGGCGGATTTGCCGCTAAGCCGACGTTGGTCGGCAGAACCTGTATCGACAGAACTTCGGGTGCGATATTGCGGGCGATGAAGGCCACGCTGACCTCGTTAAGCGAGGCTCCGGCTGCCTTCAGCCCAGCCCGCCACTGGATGTATTTTGCCTTCGGGCTCGCGATCTGTGCTCCTTTTGGATCTGTCAGTGCGGTGGTCCATGCACTCCAGGTTTCGTCAGCCTTTTCGGTGTTTCCCGTGCGGGTCTGGATCGTCACATTACCGCTCGAACGCCACCAGATGCGTCCCCAGGTCGCACTTCCCTTGGCATCCAGAACCGCCGATTCGTACGTCCCCTCAGCAGAATCGCCGCCGAAACGAAACAGCGAACCTTGATTGCTGGAGGTCGCGATCAAGCCGCTGCCGGCCGAGCGGATCGTCGAGATCTGGCTGGCGTCGGTTTGCAGAACGAGAGTCTCGCGGCCATCGTTGCCGATGTTATAGATTCGGCCCTTGTCCGATGTACCGAGCAAAACGCCTTTTCCGGTCTGATGTGCGTAGAGCGAAAAGCCAACGACGGTCGGCGATGCCCACAAAATGTCGGTTCCGCCGTCGGGCATGATTCGATAGACGGCCGATTTTGCCGCCGTAAGATCGTATTTGCTCTTCGCAGCAGGCTCGGGCGTTGCTGGGTTTGGTTTATCGACAGAAACGGTTTTGCTTTCCGCGGCCGCGGGTGCAGCTGCGGGCTCAGCCGATTTTGCCGAGGCAGATTCGCCGAGAGCCAGTACATAGACCGAGCCGTCGGGGCCGACATCGATCGAATGGATCTCACGAAGCGGAGAATCAAGCAGGCCGAACGGCCTGCCGTCCGCACCGAATCTCATCACGATACCGCTCGAATCGGTGCCGGCGTAGAGATTTCCGGCTTTGTCGGCGGCGAGCGAGATGATGTGAGTTTCGCTGGTGTCGAACAGAAGCGAACTCTCGGGCGTGGCGTTGGCCGCTTTTACTTTGTATATCTTGCCGACATCGCCCGTTCCGACCGCAAGGCTGCCGTCCGCGAGCAAAGCAAGCGACCAGATGTATTTTTCCTTCGGCTCAAAATAGACGTCGGCCTTGCCGCTCGCGTCAATTCGATAAACCTTGCCGTCCGGCGAAGTTCCCGCGAATATCTCGCCGCCTTTGCCGATCACGATCGCCGAGACATTGATCTCGGCAAGGTCGGTAAAAAGCGTGCCTTTCCCGGCCGTGTCAACCTTAAAGATCTTGCCGTCACCGCCCGTGCCGAGGAAAACGTTCCCCGCTGCATCGGCCGCACTCGTCCAAATATACGACTGCCCGGTCTTAAAAACCTCGGTGAGTTTCGGTGCCAGCGAGATCGTCCCGTCCTGATCGATCGAAACGCCACGTGCATCTCCCTTGAGCACGTCGGCACGCGAATTAACCGACCAAACGAGCGGTTCGCTCGCGGTCACGGTCATTGAAAATAGAATTGGAAAGAGAAAAACGGAAAGAAATTTCTTCATTAATTTGAACGCAAAACGCTAATCTATGACGGACAATATCATAGCAAATTTGAGATCAAACGCGTCCCGTAAACATCCGGTTTTTCCCTACTTGCCTGACTTTAAAGCCGCAGCATTCTTTTTCTTTGGCAGCGATGTCTCGGATTTCGATCCGCCGCTGATGAACCTTAGCGCGTCCTTCATCTCGTCGGCGTCGCCGGTGATGAGGCGGGCACTGCGTTCGCGGGTCAGGTATGCCCAGAACCAAGAGAACATCACCGAGACGCGGTTGCGGAAACCGATGAGGAAGAAGACGTGCAGGAAAAGCCACATCAGCCACGCGACGAAGCCCTTGAACTTCATACCGGCGGCCTCGGCGATTGCCTTTTTTCGGCCGATGGTGGCCATTGTGCCTTTGTCCCAATAGGTGAATTTTTCGCGAGGCTCGCCGTTGAGTTCGGCGAGAATGTTGCTCGCCGTAGCGTTTCCCATCTGCATTGCCGCGGGCGAAACTCCCGGAACCGGCTCGCCATTCTCCTGTAATAGAGAAGCCATATCGCCGATGACGAAGATGTTCGGATGATCCTTGAGCGAGAGATCGTTCTCGACGTGGACGCGTCCGGCTTTGTCCGTTTCGACACCGAGAGCCTTGCCCAGCGGCGACGCGGCGACGCCCGTTGCCCACAGGACGACGTCGCAGGCGATCCAGTCCTCGCCGACCTTTACGCGGCCGGGCTCGATCTCGCTGACAAAGCTATTCAGCCGCACATCGACGCCGATCTGCTCGAGCTGGCGTTTGGCGCTCACGGATAATTCCTCTGCAAATGTGCCGAGGACGCGGTCGGAGCCCTCGAATAGTACGACCTTCGTTTTCCTTGTGTCAATTGCTTTGAAATCACCGGCTAGAGCCTGGCGGGCAATGTCGGCGATGGCACCGGCGAGCTCGACACCGGTCGGACCGCCGCCGACGACGACGAAATTGAGCTGACGCTGTTCGCCGGTGAGATATGCGTCGCGTTCGGCAAGCTCGAATGCGAGCAGCACGCGGCGGCGGATCTCGACCGCGTCCTCAAGCGTTTTCAGCCCCGGTGCCGCCGTTTCCCAATCGTCGTGGCCAAAATATGCGTGTCGAGCTCCGGCGGCGATGATCAGATAATCGTAACCGACACGGGCACCGTCGTTTAAGATCACGGCGTTGTTCTCTTTATCGAACCCTACGGCCTCGCCGAGGATAACCTCGGTGTTCTTCGCCTTCGCCAGAATTCGTCTGATCGGCTGTGCGATCTCACCGGGCGACAGCACTGCGGTCGCCACTTGATACAGCAGCGGCTGGAAAACGTGATGGTTCTTACGGTCGATCAGCGTCACCTCGACCGGCTTGTTCGCCAATGCCTTGGCCGCCCACAACCCGCCAAATCCGCCGCCGATGATCACTACTTTTGGTGCGCCGTTCATAAATTTTGTCCCCGCAAAGTAAAGCGTAAAGCGGTTGTGAAAAGTATCACAATATCATTACGGAATCCGAACAGCCAAGTTCGAGGAAAGTTTCACGAGCCGATAAATTTTGCGTACAGCGAACGTGCGACTGAAATATCATCAG from Acidobacteriota bacterium includes the following:
- a CDS encoding NAD(P)/FAD-dependent oxidoreductase, which translates into the protein MNGAPKVVIIGGGFGGLWAAKALANKPVEVTLIDRKNHHVFQPLLYQVATAVLSPGEIAQPIRRILAKAKNTEVILGEAVGFDKENNAVILNDGARVGYDYLIIAAGARHAYFGHDDWETAAPGLKTLEDAVEIRRRVLLAFELAERDAYLTGEQRQLNFVVVGGGPTGVELAGAIADIARQALAGDFKAIDTRKTKVVLFEGSDRVLGTFAEELSVSAKRQLEQIGVDVRLNSFVSEIEPGRVKVGEDWIACDVVLWATGVAASPLGKALGVETDKAGRVHVENDLSLKDHPNIFVIGDMASLLQENGEPVPGVSPAAMQMGNATASNILAELNGEPREKFTYWDKGTMATIGRKKAIAEAAGMKFKGFVAWLMWLFLHVFFLIGFRNRVSVMFSWFWAYLTRERSARLITGDADEMKDALRFISGGSKSETSLPKKKNAAALKSGK
- a CDS encoding SDR family oxidoreductase: MSLNSNSVAVITGAASGIGRALAVKMAEEKIAGLAISDWNEAELAVTAEMVERLGVPVSQHVIDVSKLDQVQRLADEAVAKHGRVTHLVNNAGVGVIGEFEQLSIDDFEWLMGVNFWGVIYGCKVFLPILRQQESGHILNVSSVFGFIAPEEQTAYCSSKFAVRGFTESLRHELAGSNITVSAIHPGGIKTNIARNSRIGEGTPEEWKQQGTKFFDKVARTSPETAAETIVKGMKDRNPRILIGSDAFAISAFSRLFPKRYLRVIERISGHKMSLRKK